A segment of the Agromyces sp. H17E-10 genome:
CGATGGAGGCCGACCTCCGCGCGTTCGACGGTGACAAGACCGCCAAGGCCAAGAAGGTCGGCGAGCTCGTCGCCGAGCGTGCCAAGCAGGCCGGCATCGAGGCTGTCGTGTTCGACCGCGGCGGCAACAAGTACGCCGGTCGCGTCGCCGCGATCGCCGATGGAGCGCGAGAGGCAGGGCTGAGCCTGTGAGCGAGAACACTGTGAAGGAGACCGAGGTGACCGCAGAGGCACCCGTCGAGACGGCTGCGGCTTCGGAGCCGGCCCGCAACGAGCGCGACTCGCGCCGTGGCGGCCGCGACCGCAACCAGGGCGGCCGCGACCGCGGCGGCCGTGACGCCGAGAAGAGCCAGTTCCTCGAGCGCGTCGTCACCATCAACCGCGTGTCGAAGGTCGTCAAGGGCGGCCGTCGCTTCAGCTTCACGGCGCTCGTCGTCGTGGGTGACGGCAACGGTCTCGTCGGCGTCGGCTACGGCAAGGCGCGCGAGGTCCCGACCGCGATCTCGAAGGGCGTCGAGGAGGCGAAGAAGAACTTCTTCCGCGTCCCGCGCGTCGGCACGACCATCCCGCACCCCGTGCAGGGCGAGGCCGCTGCCGGTGTCGTGCTCCTGCGTCCGGCCGCCCCCGGTACCGGTGTCATCGCCGGTGGTCCGGTGCGCGCCGTGCTCGAGTGCGCCGGCATCCACGACGTGCTGTCGAAGTCGCTCGGCTCGTCGAACACGATCAACATCGTGCACGCCACGGTCGAGTCGCTGAAGCAGCTCGAGGAGCCGCGCGCCGTCGCCGCCCGTCGTGGTCTCGACTACGACGAGGTCGCGCCCGCGCGCCTCATCCGTGCCGAGGCACAGGCGGCCGAGGCCGCTGCAGCAGCGAAGGCAGGTGCCTGATGGCCAAGCAGCTCAAGGTGACCCAGATCAAGTCCAAGGTGAGCGAGAAGCAGTACCAGCGTGACACGCTGCGCAGCCTCGGGCTCAAGCGAATCGGCCAGTCGGTCGTGCGTGAGGACACCCCGCAGAACCGCGGGTACGTCAACACCGTCGCTCACCTCGTGAAGGTTGAGGAGATTGACTAATGGCTGACGAGAAGAACGTCGCCGAGGAGACCCCGAAGAAGGCTCCGGCCAAGAAGGCGCCCGCCAAGGCGGCTGCCGACAAGGCTCCGGCCGAGAAGGCTCCCGCGAAGAAGGCGCCCGCCAAGGCCGCCGCTGCCAAGGCCGACGCTGCGTCGACCGAGTCGGGGAAGGCCGAGAAGGCTCCCGCGAAGAAGGCTCCCGCGAAGAAGGCGGCCCCCAAGGCCGACGTCGCGGAGAAGCGCGAGCAGGTCCTGAAGGTGCACCACCTGCGCCCCGCGCCCGGTGCCAAGAAGGACAAGACCCGCGTCGGTCGCGGTGAGGGTTCGAAGGGCAAGACCGCCGGTCGCGGCACCAAGGGCACGAAGGCCCGCAACACGGTGCGCCCCGGCTTCGAGGGCGGCCAGCTGCCGTACCACATGCGTGCGCCGAAGCTGCGCGGGTTCAAGAACCCGTTCCGCGTCGAGTACCAGGTGGTCAACCTCGACAAGCTCGCCGAGCTCTACCCGTCGGGTGGCGACGTGACCGTCGCCGACCTCGTCGAGAAGGGCGCCGTGCGCAAGAACGAGCGCGTCAAGGTGCTCGGCAACGGCGACGTGCAGGTCAAGCTCAACGTGGCCGTCGACAAGGTCTCCGGCTCGGCCGAGCAGAAGATCGTCGCCGCCGGCGGCTCGGTCAAGTAAGGCCGGCACCACGATTGGTTCGAGCCAGTCGGGACCTCGCGTAGGATAAGCGGGGTCTCGACTGGCTCGAGTCGTATAACCATTCAACTCCGCGCGCCGCACCGGCGCACAGCGCGGAGCTACAGGAGGACGAGTGTTCAACGCCATCGGGCGGATCTTCCGCACGCCGGATCTTCGCCGCAAGCTCGGGTTCACGCTGGGCATCGTGGCCCTGTTCCGGCTCGGATCCTTCATCCCCGCGCCGTTCGTCGACTTCGGCAACGTGCAGCAGTGTCTCGCGGCCAACGCCGCCGCGGGCGCGACGGGGCTCTACGACCTCGTCAACCTCTTCTCGGGCGGCGCCCTGCTGCAGCTCTCGGTCTTCGCGCTCGGCATCATGCCGTACATCACCGCGTCGATCATCGTGCAGCTGCTGCGCGTCGTGATCCCCCACTTCGAGACCCTCTACAAGGAGGGCCAGGCGGGCCAGGCGAAGCTCACGCAGTACACCCGTTACCTCACGATCGCGCTCGGCGTCCTCCAGTCGACGACGCTCATCACGGTCGCCCGCTCGGGTGCGCTCTTCCCGACGGCCGACCCGGCCTGCTCGGCGCTCATCACGAATGACGCGTGGTACGCGATCCTGCTCATGGTCATCACCATGACCGCCGGTACCGGCCTCATCATGTGGATGGGCGAGCTCATCACCGAGCGCGGCATCGGCAACGGCATGTCGCTGCTCATCTTCACGTCGATCGCCGCGCAGTTCCCCGGCTCGCTCTGGGCCATCGGCATCGCGCGCGGCTGGGACGTCTTCGCGATCGTGATCCTCGTGGGCCTCGCGATCGTCGTGGCGGTCGTGTTCGTCGAGCAGTCCCAGCGGCGCATCCCCGTGCAGTACGCCAAGCGCATGGTGGGCCGGCGTACGTACGGCGGCAACAACACGTACATCCCGATCAAGGTCAACATGGCCGGTGTCGTGCCCGTCATCTTCGCCTCTTCGCTGCTCTACCTGCCGGCGCTCATCGCCCAGTTCAACCAGGCCAAGCAGGGCGAGGACCCGCAGGCCTGGGTCGTCTGGATCACGAACTACCTGACCAAGGGCGACCACCCGCTCTACATGCTCCTGTACTTCCTGCTCATCGTCGGGTTCACCTACTTCTACGTGGCGATCACCTTCAACCCCGACGAGGTGTCGGAGAACATGAAGAAGTACGGCGGCTTCATCCCCGGTATCCGCGCCGGCCGCCCGACCGCCGAGTACCTCGACTACGTGCTCACGCGCATCACCGCGCCGGGCTCGATCTACCTGGGCCTCATCGCGCTCATCCCGCTCATCGCGTTCTCGATGGTCGGGGCGAACCAGAACTTCCCGTTCGGCGGCGCGTCGATCCTCATCATCGTCGGTGTCGGCCTCGAGACGGTCAAGCAGATCGACGCCCAGCTCCAGCAGCGCCACTACGAAGGACTTCTCCGATGACCCCCGGCTCCACGAACGACGCAGCCGCCGGCAGCTCCGCCCGCCTCCTGATCGTCGGCCCGCAGGGCTCCGGCAAGGGGACCCAGGGCGTGCTCGTCGCGGCGGCGTTCGGGGTGCCCCAGGTGGCCACCGGTGACATCTTCCGCGCGAACGTCGCCGGCGGCACCGAGCTCGGCAAGCGGGTGCAGGCCATCATCGAGGCGGGCGACCTGGTGCCCGACGCGCTCACGAGCGAGCTCGTGCGCGACCGGCTCGAGCAGGCGGATGCCGCGACCGGATTCCTCCTCGACGGCTACCCGCGCAACCGGGGCCAGGTCGACGACCTCGACGCGTTCCTCGCCTCGCGCGGCGAATCGCTCGACGCCGTGATCGAGCTCGAGGTCCCGCGCGACGAGTCGATCCGCCGCATCCACCAGCGAGCGGTCGAGCAGGGGCGCACCGACGACACCGAAGAGGTCATCGCCAACCGTCTCGCGATCTATGAGCGCGAGACGGCGCCGATCCTCGACGTGTACCGGGCGCGTGGACTCGTCGTGCGCATCGACGGCGTCGGCACGCTCGCCGACGTCACGTCGCGCATCTTCGAGGCGCTCGCGGCCCGGGGCCTCGCTCCGCGCCACCCCGGCGCCGCGGCCTGATCGCGTGTTCCGCCGCTCCATCTACAAGTCGCCCGCCGACCTCCGTGCGATGGTCGCGGCCGGGCGAGCCACCGCTGGGGCACTCGCCGAGGCGCGACGCCGTCTCGTCCCCGGTGCGACGGGCCTCGAGCTCGATGCCGCCGCGGAGCAGGCGATCGTCGCCGCCGGCGGCCGCTCGAACTTCAAGCTCGTGCCCGGCTATCGCCACACGCTCTGCGTGTCGGTGAACGACGACGTCGTGCACGGCATCCCGGGCGACCGGCCGTTCCGCGCCGGTGACCTCGTGTCGGTCGACGGCGGAGCCGACGTCGACGGCTGGAACGGCGACTCGGCCTTCAGCCTCGTCATCCCCGATCCGTCGAGACCCGAGATCGTCGCCGCGCGCGAGGAGCTCTCGCGCGTGACCGAGACGGCGCTCTGGCACGGCATCGCGACCCTCGCGCGGGCCTCCCACCTCAACGAGGTCGGCGCTGCGATCGAGGAGTACGTGAACGGGCAGGGCGAGTACGGCATCCTCACCGACTACGTCGGCCACGGCATCGGGCGTCAGATGCACGAGGAGCCGCCCGTGTTCAACTACCGGGTCGACCGCAGGGGGCCCGCCGTCAAGCCTGGGCTCGTCGTCGCGATCGAACCGATGATCGTCGCCGGCGCGGTCGACACCTTCGTTCGTGACGACGACTGGACGGTGACCACCGCCGACGGCGCCGACGCGGCGCACTGGGAGCACAGCGTCGCCGTGCACGCGGGCGGCATCTGGGTGCTCACCGCCGAGGACGGCGGTGCCGCGGGGCTCGCGCCGTACGGCATCGCTCCGGTGCCGATCGTCTGATCCGCGTTCCGCCCCCGCCGAACGTGGCGGGGGATAGGGTGATCGGGGGAGCATCCGCGGGTGTCCCCGACGACTCGGACCGGGGGTGCGCAGGTGGAGGTCATCGGAACGGGCATCGGTCGAGGCGTCGCCGTCGGCCCTGTCGCCTGGATGGCCGCACCGCAGCCCGAGCCCGATTCCGTGCCGAGCGCGATCGGGCGGGACGCGGAACTCGCCCGTGCCGAGTCCGCGGCGGCGGCCGTCGCCGCGGAGCTCCGTCGGCGCGCCGCGGGGCTCGACGGCGCGGCGCACGACGTCCTCGAGGCGCAGGCGCTCATCCTCGAGGACCCCGCCGCGCGGGCCGGCGTCTCCGAGCGCCTCGACTCGGGCGTGACGGCCGAACGCGCCGTGTTCGAGGCGTTCGCCGCCTACCGCGACTTGCTCGCCGGCATGGGCGGGTACGTCGCCGGCCGCGCGTCGGACCTCGACGACCTCGCGCAGCGCGTCATCGCGGTGCTCCGCGGCGTCACCGCCCCCGGCGTGCCGCACCCGGGCCACCCGTTCGTGCTCGTCGCCCACGACCTCGCGCCGGCCGACACCGCGACGCTCGACCTCGACGAGGTGCTCGCGATCGTGACCGTCGAGGGCGGTCCGACCTCGCACACCGCCATCCTGGCGCGGGAGAAGGCGCTCGTCGCCGTGGTGGGTGCCGCGGCGGCGACCTGGCTCGTCGAGGGCGAGACGGTCATCGTCGACGCCGACGCCGGGCGCGTCGTGCGCGAGCCCGACGCCACCGCGATCGCCGCGGTCTCGGAGCGGCGCGCACGGCTCGCCGCGGAGGCCGCAGAGCCGAGCGCACCCGGACGACTGGCCGACGGGACGCCGGTGCCGCTCTATGCCAACCTGGGCGATCCCGCCGGTGCCGCCGACGCGGTCGCGCTCGGTGCCGAGGGCGTCGGGCTCTTCAGGACCGAGTTCCTCTTCCTCGACGCCGACGACGCTCCGTCGCGGAGCGAGCAGCAGGGTGCGTACGAGCAGCTGTTCACCGCGTTCGCCGGACGCCCGGTCACCGTGCGGGTGCTCGACGCCGGCGCCGACAAGCCGCTCGCGTTCCTCGGGGTACGCCACGAGGAGAATCCCGCGCTCGGGGTGCGCGGCATCCGCGCCCTGCGACGTGCCGAGCCCGTGCTGCGCGACCAGCTCGCGGCCCTCGCGGACGCCGCCGCGCGGCATCCGGTCGACCTCAGGGTCATGGCCCCGATGGTCGCGACCGCCGAGGAGGCGCGCTACTTCGCGGCACTCGTGCGTGAGGCGGGCCTCCCGTCGGCCGGCGTCATGATCGAGGTGCCCGCCGCGGCGCTCACCGCGCGCCACGTGCTCGCGGCCGTCGACTTCGCGTCGATCGGCACCAACGACCTGACCCAGTACACGATGGCCGCCGACCGCGAGCTCGCGGGGGCGGCCGAGCTCCAGGACCCGTGGCATCCGGCCGTGCTCCGGCTGGTCGCGGAGGTGGGCGACGCCGGCGCCGCGCTCGGGCGCCCGGTCGGCGTGTGCGGCGAGGCCGCGGCCGACCCGTTGCTCGCGGTCGTGCTCGTCGGACTCGGGGTGACGAGCCTCTCGATGTCGGCGTCGGCGCTGGCCGGCGTCCGTGCCGGTCTCGCGAAGGTCACCGCGTCGGACGCGCGACGCATCGCCCGCGCTGCGTCGGCCGCCGAGGATGCCGCGACCGCGCGTGCCGCGGCCGCCGACGAGGCCGCATTCGTGCAGGACTGACCGCGTCCCGACGTCCGAGAGCGGCTCGACTGGCGAAACCGCCGGAAATGTCCTAAAGTTGACCCTTGGTGTTCTGTCCGCCTGTCTCGGCGTGCCCGACGACCCGACCTCACGGCCGGGATGCGGTCGCCCGAGCATCGCGTGTGCAGCATCATC
Coding sequences within it:
- the rplR gene encoding 50S ribosomal protein L18, translated to MAVKSKTAARSRRHTRLRKKIVGTEVRPRLVVTRSARHVFVQVVDDAKGRTLASASTMEADLRAFDGDKTAKAKKVGELVAERAKQAGIEAVVFDRGGNKYAGRVAAIADGAREAGLSL
- the rpsE gene encoding 30S ribosomal protein S5 produces the protein MSENTVKETEVTAEAPVETAAASEPARNERDSRRGGRDRNQGGRDRGGRDAEKSQFLERVVTINRVSKVVKGGRRFSFTALVVVGDGNGLVGVGYGKAREVPTAISKGVEEAKKNFFRVPRVGTTIPHPVQGEAAAGVVLLRPAAPGTGVIAGGPVRAVLECAGIHDVLSKSLGSSNTINIVHATVESLKQLEEPRAVAARRGLDYDEVAPARLIRAEAQAAEAAAAAKAGA
- the rpmD gene encoding 50S ribosomal protein L30, with product MAKQLKVTQIKSKVSEKQYQRDTLRSLGLKRIGQSVVREDTPQNRGYVNTVAHLVKVEEID
- the rplO gene encoding 50S ribosomal protein L15, which gives rise to MADEKNVAEETPKKAPAKKAPAKAAADKAPAEKAPAKKAPAKAAAAKADAASTESGKAEKAPAKKAPAKKAAPKADVAEKREQVLKVHHLRPAPGAKKDKTRVGRGEGSKGKTAGRGTKGTKARNTVRPGFEGGQLPYHMRAPKLRGFKNPFRVEYQVVNLDKLAELYPSGGDVTVADLVEKGAVRKNERVKVLGNGDVQVKLNVAVDKVSGSAEQKIVAAGGSVK
- the secY gene encoding preprotein translocase subunit SecY: MFNAIGRIFRTPDLRRKLGFTLGIVALFRLGSFIPAPFVDFGNVQQCLAANAAAGATGLYDLVNLFSGGALLQLSVFALGIMPYITASIIVQLLRVVIPHFETLYKEGQAGQAKLTQYTRYLTIALGVLQSTTLITVARSGALFPTADPACSALITNDAWYAILLMVITMTAGTGLIMWMGELITERGIGNGMSLLIFTSIAAQFPGSLWAIGIARGWDVFAIVILVGLAIVVAVVFVEQSQRRIPVQYAKRMVGRRTYGGNNTYIPIKVNMAGVVPVIFASSLLYLPALIAQFNQAKQGEDPQAWVVWITNYLTKGDHPLYMLLYFLLIVGFTYFYVAITFNPDEVSENMKKYGGFIPGIRAGRPTAEYLDYVLTRITAPGSIYLGLIALIPLIAFSMVGANQNFPFGGASILIIVGVGLETVKQIDAQLQQRHYEGLLR
- a CDS encoding adenylate kinase, which translates into the protein MTPGSTNDAAAGSSARLLIVGPQGSGKGTQGVLVAAAFGVPQVATGDIFRANVAGGTELGKRVQAIIEAGDLVPDALTSELVRDRLEQADAATGFLLDGYPRNRGQVDDLDAFLASRGESLDAVIELEVPRDESIRRIHQRAVEQGRTDDTEEVIANRLAIYERETAPILDVYRARGLVVRIDGVGTLADVTSRIFEALAARGLAPRHPGAAA
- the map gene encoding type I methionyl aminopeptidase gives rise to the protein MVAAGRATAGALAEARRRLVPGATGLELDAAAEQAIVAAGGRSNFKLVPGYRHTLCVSVNDDVVHGIPGDRPFRAGDLVSVDGGADVDGWNGDSAFSLVIPDPSRPEIVAAREELSRVTETALWHGIATLARASHLNEVGAAIEEYVNGQGEYGILTDYVGHGIGRQMHEEPPVFNYRVDRRGPAVKPGLVVAIEPMIVAGAVDTFVRDDDWTVTTADGADAAHWEHSVAVHAGGIWVLTAEDGGAAGLAPYGIAPVPIV
- the ptsP gene encoding phosphoenolpyruvate--protein phosphotransferase; amino-acid sequence: MAAPQPEPDSVPSAIGRDAELARAESAAAAVAAELRRRAAGLDGAAHDVLEAQALILEDPAARAGVSERLDSGVTAERAVFEAFAAYRDLLAGMGGYVAGRASDLDDLAQRVIAVLRGVTAPGVPHPGHPFVLVAHDLAPADTATLDLDEVLAIVTVEGGPTSHTAILAREKALVAVVGAAAATWLVEGETVIVDADAGRVVREPDATAIAAVSERRARLAAEAAEPSAPGRLADGTPVPLYANLGDPAGAADAVALGAEGVGLFRTEFLFLDADDAPSRSEQQGAYEQLFTAFAGRPVTVRVLDAGADKPLAFLGVRHEENPALGVRGIRALRRAEPVLRDQLAALADAAARHPVDLRVMAPMVATAEEARYFAALVREAGLPSAGVMIEVPAAALTARHVLAAVDFASIGTNDLTQYTMAADRELAGAAELQDPWHPAVLRLVAEVGDAGAALGRPVGVCGEAAADPLLAVVLVGLGVTSLSMSASALAGVRAGLAKVTASDARRIARAASAAEDAATARAAAADEAAFVQD